One genomic region from Branchiostoma lanceolatum isolate klBraLanc5 chromosome 7, klBraLanc5.hap2, whole genome shotgun sequence encodes:
- the LOC136438892 gene encoding uncharacterized protein: MSEEQDLESQISDLSSDAGTTDTDDTDSITDADTESEDEPFAAGFVNAYQDEPIAMPGENELRAQEVDEDGILAATLDARLEGRIPLNDWCECNQCRTDLLVNAREYRCCWEVGPAIGKLQFDGSIEHTRCVTQHQDYIDLTKRVVLEQVGPLLRDKQGRAYRRRGQQDINEFRRAVAYRWLVRWMCGYLGWDHARPLPACVYNRVRTDFSPTGQARGYSSSQDRE, translated from the exons ATGTCAGAGGAACAGGATCTAGAAAGCCAGATTTCCGACCTCAGCAGCGACGCAGGAACTACTGATACAGATGATACAGATAGTATTACTGATGCGGATACAGAGAGTGAAGACGAACCTTTTGCGGCAGGGTTTGTCAATGCCTATCAGGACGAGCCGATAGCCATGCCAGGAGAAAACGAACTTCGCGCACAAGAAGTCGACGAGGATGGCATTCTGGCAGCTACATTGGATGCACGGCTAGAGGGAAGAATTCCCCTAAACGACTG GTGCGAGTGTAATCAGTGCAGAACTGATTTGCTAGTAAATGCCAGGGAATACAGGTGTTGCTGGGAAGTTGGGCCGGCAATTGGCAAACTTCAGTTTGATGGCAGCATTGAGCACACACGCTGTGTTACACAACACCAGGACTACATTGACCTGACTAAGAGGGTGGTACTGGAGCAAGTTGGTCCCCTGCTGCGGGACAAGCAGGGTCGGGCTTACCGCCGACGAGGTCAACAGGATATCAATGA GTTTCGGAGAGCAGTGGCCTACAGGTGGCTTGTCAGATGGATGTGTGGGTACCTCGGCTGGGATCACGCAAGACCCCTCCCAGCATGTGTTTACAACAGAGTGAGAACTGACTTCAGCCCGACAGGTCAAGCCAGAGGGTACAGCTCATCTCAGGACAGAGAATGA
- the LOC136438889 gene encoding uncharacterized protein: MASPTDCSKPQRGGNHCVAGGPNGASCKNGSYTEGISMHQFPQVKNTGTVAGKENEKRRKSWIKFVKRHRHDFEASASSMLCSAHFESSCFTANLDIAKICGMRRRLKTDAVPTIDIAGLPTPTAPATDRARRRVVREAFVSVDPPSVQDDNEHASGQQDGESGHGVVDDSVLEPPMRNCDGCDALKEKIRGLQKTISRLRKQRTSQQDTQAETDSESDTVDHAFEDALEDADTPSIAPSSPCEEEELLEAADHDEDYDPEEESATTDEDSSAAGSDEDEVDGEGSSARTVTVEPGTHCFEEPKFMVFFSMLVSLFSLFCFRCKEERPTVTVKKTGTMAIVTQNCTSCGEDAYTWRSQPFVFGKYPAGNILLSFGILMSGISLSKTLLLFKHIGLSMFSGRAYLKHQKKYLVPSILHYWESYRQRLINLLKGEKNAVWSGDGRYDSMGHSAKYGAYTMFCNTINKLVHFELLQSNECKNSNAMELEGAKRSFAFLTDAGLAVKTFISDRHKGIGSWLREEQKGTAHFYDLWHVCKSLVKELRKACKEKGCEVIKDWLKSIKKHLYWCALSTSQGFGELIVAKWKSIVRHIAGKHDDHPDTSFPTCAHGPLEQERKWIFSGSKAHDKLSAVLLKKDRLADIKKLSSVAQTSCLEAFHSTLNHWHPKMTHFSWMGSYCRHILAVLHFNENLRREPKRTKDGRTYYKVTYPKFKLGEEVVKREPSPPTYNYVSEIKKVMLNTTKDELKETREKYRKLVPPPLSSQFPDKRTRGEAIQRHEARNQAPTELYPPVQEQDNMKSQLEAEAETRTTSGASNARKAPTCKKCKNPMKGHPRGHCPST; this comes from the exons ATGGCGTCGCCAACAGATTGTAGTAAGCCTCAACGTGGTGGAAATCACTGTGTAGCAGGCGGGCCAAATGGAGCTAGCTGCAAAAATGGCAGCTACACCGAAGGTATATCTATGCACCAGTTCCCTCAAGTGAAGAATACCGGAACTGTGGCGGGCAAAGAGAatgagaaaagaagaaaatcgTGGATCAAGTTTGTGAAGCGGCATCGGCACGATTTTGAAGCTTCCGCGTCATCTATGTTGTGTTCCGCACACTTCGAGTCCTCGTGTTTCACCGCCAATCTTGACATCGCAAAGATCTGTGGAATGAGGAGAAGGCTAAAAACAGATGCAGTTCCAACCATAGACATCGCTGGTTTGCCGACGCCAACTGCCCCTGCTACAGATCGGGCGCGTAGACGG GTCGTCCGTGAGGCCTTTGTCTCCGTTGATCCACCAAGTGTTCAAGATGACAACGAACACGCTTCAGGACAGCAAGATGGAGAAAGTGGTCATGGGGTGGTGGACGACAGTGTGCTCGAGCCACCTATGAGGAACTGTGATGGGTGTGATGCTTTGAAGGAGAAAATCCGCGGCCTTCAGAAAACCATCAGTCGGCTGCGAAAGCAGAGAACCAGTCAGCAAGATACACAGGCAGAAACAGATTCAGAATCAGATACA GTTGATCATGCGTTTGAGGATGCCTTGGAGGACGCTGACACTCCCTCGATTGCGCCATCAAGTCCTTGCGAGGAAGAGGAGCTTTTGGAGGCTGCTGATCATGACGAGGACTATGATCCTGAAGAGGAGTCAGCTACCACTGATGAGGATTCGTCAGCAGCAGGTTCAGATGAAGATGAAGTGGATGGCGAAGGCTCAAGTGCTAGGACTGTGAC tgTTGAACCTGGAACACACTGTTTCGAAGAGCCCAAGTTCATGGTTTTCTTCAGTATGCTGGTGAGTCTCTTCAGCCTGTTCTGCTTCCGGTGCAAAGAGGAGAGACCCACCGTAACAGTGAAGAAGACTGGAACAATGGCTATCGTGACGCAAAACTGCACATCATGCGGTGAAGATGCCTACACGTGGCGCTCCCAACCATTTGTATTCGGCAAGTACCCTGCTGGAAACATTCTGCTGAGTTTTGGAATCCTGATGTCTGGAATAAGCCTGTCCAAAACACTGCTCCTGTTCAAACACATCGGGCTGTCCATGTTTTCTGGCAGAGCATATCTCAAGCACCAGAAGAAATACCTTGTTCCGTCCATACTCCACTACTGGGAATCGTACCGGCAGAGGCTGATCAACCTACTCAAAGGAGAGAAGAATGCAGTCTGGAGTGGGGATGGCCGGTACGATTCCATGGGACATAGCGCGAAGTATGGAGCGTACACCATGTTCTGCAATACAATCAACAAGCTGGTACACTTCGAGTTGCTGCAGTCCAATGAATGCAAGAACAGCAATGCCATGGAGCTCGAGGGAGCAAAACGCAGCTTTGCCTTCCTGACTGATGCAGGGTTAGCAGTCAAAACTTTCATCTCAGACAGGCACAAAGGCATTGGTAGTTGGCTGAGAGAGGAACAGAAGGGCACTGCACATTTCTATGATTTGTGGCATGTGTGCAAGAGCCTGGTCAAGGAGCTGCGTAAGGCGTGTAAAGAGAAAGGGTGTGAGGTCATCAAAGACTGGCTAAAAAGCATCAAAAAGCACTTGTACTGGTGTGCACTATCCACCTCACAAGGATTTGGTGAGCTTATTGTTGCAAAATGGAAGTCCATTGTGAGGCACATTGCAGGCAAGCATGATGACCACCCAGACACATCCTTCCCCACCTGTGCACACGGTCCACTGGAGCAGGAGAGAAAGTGGATTTTCAGCG GTAGCAAGGCCCATGACAAGCTGTCTGCAGTTCTCCTGAAGAAGGACAGACTTGCAGACATCAAGAAGCTGTCTTCAGTGGCTCAAACAAGCTGCCTTGAGGCCTTCCACTCAACCCTCAACCACTGGCATCCCAAAATGACACACTTCTCATGGATGGGGAGCTACTGCAG GCACATCCTAGCTGTCCTGCATTTTAACGAGAATCTGAGGCGAGAACCCAAACGCACCAAAGATGGCAGGACATACTACAAGGTCACCTACCCAAAGTTCAAGCTTGGTGAAGAAGTGGTGAAACGTGAACCATCACCACCAACATACA ACTATGTCAGTGAGATCAAGAAGGTCATGTTGAACACAACAAAGGACGAGCTAAAGGAGACACGTGAGAAGTACAGAAAGCTGGTTCCGCCACCTCTCTCCAGCCAATTCCCAGACAAGCGGACCAGAGGGGAAGCCATCCAGCGCCATGAAGCCAGGAACCAAGCTCCTACAGAGCTATACCCACCAG TGCAGGAGCAGGACAACATGAAGTCGCAGCTTGAAGCCGAGGCAGAGACAAGAACTACCTCAGGGGCAAGCAACGCCAGGAAAGCACCAACCTGCAAAAAATGCAAGAATCCTATGAAAGGCCACCCCAGAGGCCATTGCCCCAGTACTTAG